A single Argentina anserina chromosome 7, drPotAnse1.1, whole genome shotgun sequence DNA region contains:
- the LOC126802565 gene encoding uncharacterized protein LOC126802565, with the protein MCELCGEHQETVEHCLLLCPWTKAVWFGSTLCYIPDIASICTLDVWLLAMFKKFSGGDGGISNLFLLVCFHLWEIWKQRCKAVMKKILPDPAATIERIQRSFAEWSVVQPILPEGNMEVGQVVRWLPPPPGFVKVNFDASWNSKHPKCGLGVVIRDEKGVCLVGASRVSSHNSAVEAESMAALVGLHMVADMHHKKVVIEGDCKEIISALMGDSCANWRYVPF; encoded by the coding sequence ATGTGTGAGCTGTGTGGAGAGCATCAGGAAACTGTGGAGCATTGTTTGTTGCTTTGTCCTTGGACCAAGGCGGTTTGGTTTGGTAGCACTCTTTGTTACATTCCGGATATAGCTTCAATTTGTACTCTTGATGTTTGGCTGCTTGCTATGTTTAAGAAATTCAGTGGTGGAGATGGTGGTATTTCTAACCTTTTCTTGTTAGTTTGCTTCCATCTATGGGAAATATGGAAGCAAAGATGCAAGGCAGTCATGAAGAAGATTCTCCCAGACCCGGCTGCTACAATTGAGCGTATTCAGCGCAGTTTTGCCGAGTGGTCTGTTGTTCAGCCTATTCTGCCGGAAGGGAATATGGAGGTTGGTCAGGTGGTCAGGtggcttcctcctcctccaggTTTTGTGAAGGTGAACTTTGATGCCTCTTGGAATTCAAAACATCCTAAGTGTGGATTGGGAGTGGTTATTCGTGATGAGAAGGGTGTGTGTTTAGTGGGAGCAAGTCGTGTCAGTTCTCATAATTCTGCGGTTGAGGCTGAGTCTATGGCGGCTTTGGTGGGGCTTCATATGGTGGCTGACATGCATCACAAGAAGGTGGTGATAGAAGGTGATTGCAAGGAGATTATAAGCGCTCTCATGGGTGATTCTTGTGCTAATTGGAGGTATGTCCCTTTTTAA